The following are encoded together in the Paludisphaera mucosa genome:
- a CDS encoding M20/M25/M40 family metallo-hydrolase: MKRALIPPLTLLFPTVALAQAPVADTAVEPPPAAVQSITGPEIGGHLRFLASDLMRGREAGSPEARLTAEYLASHLTAISAEPLGDPGRGGRTYLQRFMLESSTPLSAGSELTLTLAPDRSKRVIECKLGVDYIYGPQGVAGGEVEADVVFAGYGRHKPDQNINDYEGLHVRNKFVLVYQGEPGDGGAGAGRRGAGDKLKTAVEHGALGLLIIAPPGVAGEPLPPSPAAMFGFDRPRVSLGSPPATIPAIALTPAIRDLLVPALNLPKIDTAADQPRMRPFPPAGALRVHFTHAVKREPREDRNVVGFLPGADPQKKNEIVVFSAHYDHEGVDDKGQIYNGSDDNASGTSGVLEVAQAFGAAPRPARSVAFLWVSGEEKGLLGSQWFADHQALPEGMKIVADINLDMISRNDGTKIGATPSPSHPDYNTLVADAAVATKAEGLEMLFDSDPYYARTDSYNFAAKGVPVIFFFAGLHEDYHKPTDDFEKADLEKAARVARAAFRLGWKTAQAAEAPKKIQAQPAAQPAAQP; this comes from the coding sequence ATGAAACGCGCTCTCATCCCGCCCCTGACCTTGCTCTTCCCGACCGTCGCCCTCGCCCAGGCCCCCGTCGCCGACACCGCGGTCGAGCCGCCGCCGGCCGCGGTGCAGTCGATCACCGGCCCCGAGATCGGCGGCCACCTGCGGTTCCTGGCCTCCGACCTGATGCGCGGCCGCGAGGCCGGCTCGCCCGAGGCCCGGCTCACGGCCGAGTACCTGGCCTCGCACCTGACCGCGATCTCCGCCGAGCCCCTCGGCGACCCCGGCCGCGGCGGCCGGACCTACCTCCAGCGCTTCATGCTCGAATCCTCCACGCCCCTCTCGGCCGGCTCGGAGCTGACGCTGACCCTCGCCCCCGACCGCTCGAAGCGCGTCATCGAATGCAAGCTGGGCGTCGATTACATCTACGGCCCGCAGGGCGTCGCGGGGGGCGAGGTCGAGGCCGACGTCGTCTTCGCCGGCTACGGCCGCCACAAGCCCGATCAGAACATCAACGACTACGAGGGATTGCACGTCCGGAACAAGTTCGTCCTCGTGTATCAGGGCGAGCCGGGCGACGGCGGCGCCGGCGCGGGCCGTCGCGGCGCGGGCGACAAGTTGAAGACCGCCGTCGAGCATGGGGCGTTGGGCCTGCTGATCATCGCCCCGCCCGGCGTGGCGGGCGAACCGCTGCCGCCCTCTCCTGCGGCCATGTTCGGCTTCGACCGCCCCCGCGTCTCGCTCGGCTCCCCTCCCGCGACCATCCCGGCGATCGCCCTGACCCCCGCGATCCGCGACCTCCTCGTACCGGCCCTCAACCTGCCGAAGATCGACACGGCCGCCGACCAACCGAGGATGAGGCCGTTCCCGCCGGCGGGCGCCCTCCGCGTCCATTTCACCCACGCCGTCAAGCGCGAGCCCCGCGAGGACCGCAACGTCGTCGGCTTCCTGCCCGGGGCCGACCCCCAGAAGAAGAACGAGATCGTCGTCTTCAGCGCCCACTACGACCATGAAGGCGTCGACGACAAGGGCCAGATCTACAACGGCTCGGACGACAACGCCAGCGGCACCAGCGGCGTGCTCGAGGTCGCCCAGGCGTTCGGCGCGGCCCCCCGGCCGGCGCGGAGCGTGGCCTTTTTGTGGGTCTCGGGCGAGGAGAAGGGCCTGCTCGGCAGCCAGTGGTTCGCCGATCACCAGGCCCTGCCCGAGGGCATGAAGATCGTCGCCGACATCAATCTCGACATGATCAGCCGCAACGACGGCACCAAGATCGGCGCGACGCCCTCGCCCAGCCACCCCGACTACAACACCCTCGTCGCCGACGCCGCGGTCGCCACCAAGGCCGAGGGCCTGGAGATGCTGTTCGACTCCGACCCCTACTACGCCCGGACCGACAGCTACAACTTCGCCGCCAAGGGCGTCCCCGTCATCTTCTTCTTCGCCGGCCTGCACGAGGACTACCACAAGCCGACCGACGACTTCGAAAAGGCCGACCTCGAAAAAGCCGCCCGCGTCGCCCGCGCCGCGTTCCGCCTGGGATGGAAGACCGCCCAGGCCGCCGAGGCCCCGAAGAAGATCCAGGCCCAGCCGGCCGCCCAACCGGCCGCGCAGCCCTGA
- a CDS encoding DedA family protein, whose translation MELARQLFEFVVHFSPESLNTLAQAVGPWLYVILFAIIFAETGLVVTPFLPGDSLLFAAGAVAAHPNSPIQIVPLTALLIVAAILGDAVNYAVGWYLGPKVFSREDSRLLNRNHLMQAHAFYEKYGAKTIILARFIPIVRTFAPFVAGIGRMNYGKFALYNVTGGVAWVTMFLVGGKWFAGSKVVQENFKIVVVAIVVISVLPAVFEIVRAKMKKKPEPTAAELDLAE comes from the coding sequence ATGGAGCTTGCCCGCCAGCTTTTCGAGTTCGTGGTCCACTTCAGCCCGGAGTCGCTCAACACCCTCGCCCAGGCGGTCGGGCCCTGGCTCTACGTGATCCTCTTCGCGATCATCTTCGCCGAGACGGGGCTGGTGGTGACGCCCTTCCTGCCGGGCGACTCGCTGCTCTTCGCGGCGGGGGCCGTGGCGGCCCACCCGAATTCGCCGATCCAGATCGTCCCGCTGACGGCGCTCCTGATCGTCGCGGCGATCCTGGGCGACGCCGTGAACTACGCCGTCGGCTGGTACCTGGGGCCCAAGGTCTTCTCGCGGGAGGACTCCCGGCTGCTGAACCGCAACCACCTGATGCAGGCGCACGCGTTCTACGAGAAGTACGGCGCGAAGACGATCATCCTGGCCCGGTTCATCCCGATCGTGCGGACCTTCGCCCCGTTCGTGGCCGGGATCGGCCGGATGAACTACGGCAAGTTCGCGCTCTACAACGTGACCGGCGGCGTCGCCTGGGTGACGATGTTCCTGGTGGGCGGGAAGTGGTTCGCCGGCAGCAAGGTCGTCCAGGAGAACTTCAAGATCGTGGTCGTGGCGATCGTCGTCATCTCGGTGCTGCCGGCGGTCTTCGAGATCGTCCGGGCGAAGATGAAGAAGAAGCCCGAGCCGACGGCGGCCGAGCTAGACCTCGCCGAGTGA
- a CDS encoding ExbD/TolR family protein, with protein MLSSRLQAQDEAPVINMTPMVDVILCLLVFFMAATRLYDWDESEFAVKVPEVADAAPLTAAPDDLVLTVVEPGKVAVGETVHDLDGLTVLLRRARDRYANQGVMIRGGAALAYQDLADVLSACDAAGIRNVRLPVRSRDESKKAGGREAP; from the coding sequence ATGCTCTCCAGCCGCCTCCAGGCCCAGGACGAAGCGCCCGTCATCAACATGACGCCGATGGTCGACGTGATCCTTTGCCTATTGGTGTTCTTCATGGCGGCCACCCGCCTGTATGATTGGGACGAGAGCGAGTTCGCGGTCAAGGTCCCCGAAGTGGCCGACGCCGCCCCCCTGACCGCCGCGCCCGACGACCTGGTGCTGACCGTGGTCGAGCCCGGCAAGGTCGCCGTGGGGGAGACGGTCCACGACCTCGACGGCCTGACCGTCCTGCTCCGCCGGGCCCGCGACCGCTACGCCAACCAGGGCGTGATGATCCGCGGCGGGGCCGCGCTGGCCTACCAGGACCTGGCCGACGTGCTGTCGGCCTGCGACGCGGCCGGGATCCGCAACGTCCGCCTCCCCGTCCGCTCGCGCGACGAGTCGAAGAAGGCCGGGGGCCGGGAAGCCCCCTGA
- a CDS encoding tetratricopeptide repeat protein translates to MGQRERFKRLRRISNGRFPALTIRVARRYLIDFPDHGLSWLLLGMALVQVSRYEEAEQAIAKSIDLSPPEKRRIPLSNMGHLFDQAGDYDQAAAWYRKAIAADPGVASGRIYLGAVLAKQGRLHEAEEVHRAAVGCPKGCIWEAYLNLGLVLRARERFHEAADCFREAIRLNPECREARRALRDVEYCIKWTGGRA, encoded by the coding sequence ATGGGCCAAAGAGAGCGGTTCAAGCGGCTGCGGCGGATTTCGAACGGGCGTTTCCCAGCCCTGACGATCCGCGTCGCGCGGCGTTACCTGATCGACTTCCCAGATCATGGCCTGAGCTGGTTGCTGCTCGGGATGGCACTCGTCCAGGTGTCCCGCTACGAGGAGGCCGAGCAGGCGATCGCGAAGTCCATCGACCTCTCCCCGCCCGAGAAGCGCCGGATCCCCCTTTCAAACATGGGCCACCTCTTCGACCAGGCCGGCGATTACGACCAGGCGGCGGCGTGGTATCGAAAAGCCATCGCGGCCGATCCTGGCGTTGCGTCCGGCCGAATCTACCTGGGTGCCGTGCTGGCCAAGCAAGGACGGCTGCACGAGGCCGAGGAGGTTCATCGGGCGGCCGTCGGCTGCCCGAAGGGATGCATCTGGGAGGCCTATCTCAACCTGGGATTGGTGCTGCGGGCTCGCGAGCGTTTTCACGAAGCCGCCGATTGCTTCCGCGAAGCGATCCGCCTAAACCCGGAATGTCGGGAGGCGCGGCGAGCCCTTCGCGACGTCGAGTATTGCATCAAGTGGACCGGAGGTCGGGCCTGA
- a CDS encoding MotA/TolQ/ExbB proton channel family protein, producing MKLRLRSTFGPILAATALAWGVAPGSIRGQEVPPPPAAEAKKAADAPAPSVGAAPSGASPTAGAEPRPGIDRNAVRRLLLTANPMLWPLAACSILTMGFALERFLALRRKRVVPPEFVDRFLERLASGKLDRDRALELCKAHDSVAGRVFGHVVRAWGRPGAEIRQTVAFDSAGEIIELKRNLRVLSAMATLGPLLGLLGTVVGIIQSFDALGGKAGPARGEMLAQGISLALIATAFGLGIAILAVSMYYYLLNRLDVLTRELDDYARQVVDMVAGDSVRPSGVDRRIPPGLPNDLPRPQETRVV from the coding sequence TTGAAACTCCGCCTTCGCTCGACCTTCGGCCCGATCCTCGCGGCGACCGCCCTCGCTTGGGGCGTCGCGCCCGGCTCGATCCGGGGGCAGGAGGTCCCGCCGCCGCCGGCGGCCGAGGCGAAAAAGGCCGCGGACGCCCCGGCCCCGAGCGTGGGGGCCGCGCCCTCCGGCGCGTCGCCGACGGCCGGGGCCGAGCCCAGGCCCGGGATCGACCGCAACGCGGTGCGGCGGCTGCTGCTGACCGCGAACCCGATGCTCTGGCCGCTGGCCGCCTGCTCGATCCTGACGATGGGCTTCGCGCTCGAGCGATTCCTGGCCCTGCGCCGCAAGCGGGTCGTCCCGCCCGAGTTCGTCGACCGCTTTTTGGAGCGGCTGGCCTCGGGGAAGCTCGACCGCGACCGGGCGCTGGAGCTGTGCAAGGCGCATGACAGCGTCGCCGGCCGGGTGTTCGGCCACGTCGTCCGGGCCTGGGGCCGGCCGGGGGCCGAGATCCGCCAGACGGTCGCGTTCGACTCGGCGGGCGAGATCATCGAGCTGAAGCGGAACCTGCGCGTCCTGAGCGCCATGGCGACGCTCGGGCCCTTGCTCGGCCTGCTGGGGACCGTGGTCGGCATCATCCAGTCGTTCGACGCCCTGGGCGGCAAGGCCGGCCCGGCGCGGGGCGAGATGCTGGCGCAGGGGATCAGCCTGGCCCTGATCGCCACGGCCTTCGGGCTGGGGATCGCGATCCTGGCGGTCTCGATGTATTACTACCTGCTCAACCGCCTGGACGTCCTGACCCGCGAGCTGGACGACTACGCCCGGCAGGTGGTCGACATGGTCGCCGGCGACTCCGTCCGGCCCTCGGGCGTCGACCGCCGCATCCCCCCCGGCCTCCCCAACGACCTCCCCCGGCCCCAGGAGACGCGCGTCGTCTGA
- a CDS encoding serine/threonine protein kinase — protein sequence MASASVTPKLSTMKYRVVSPLGSGAGSTILQIADKNGGKRYALKVVSKHEPEDEIYIDQAKTEYAAAQKLNHPAIAKVYDLKLKKSWFKVVGADLLLEYVDGKTLDEIEAPELSQLVLMFSQVASALAHMHRRGVYHGDLKPSNIMLTKAGQVKLIDFGTAWVRGQDKNRVQGTPQYIAPEQAAEKVVNERTDVYNLGATMYRMFTGRFAQPDIPKAGSERKLPAVNKINPRVLSKLNNLVLACLDLNPEKRPAGMFEIRETISAVIKEMGLEEVELKGADEEE from the coding sequence ATGGCAAGCGCGTCGGTCACGCCCAAACTGTCGACGATGAAGTACCGCGTGGTCAGCCCGCTGGGCAGCGGGGCGGGCAGCACGATCTTGCAGATCGCCGACAAGAACGGCGGCAAGCGGTACGCCCTGAAGGTCGTCAGCAAGCACGAGCCCGAGGACGAGATCTACATCGACCAGGCCAAGACGGAATACGCGGCCGCCCAGAAGCTCAACCACCCGGCCATCGCCAAGGTCTACGACCTGAAGCTCAAGAAGTCGTGGTTCAAGGTCGTCGGCGCCGACCTCCTGCTGGAGTACGTCGACGGCAAGACGCTCGACGAGATCGAGGCCCCCGAGCTGAGCCAGCTCGTCCTGATGTTCTCGCAGGTGGCCTCGGCGCTGGCGCACATGCACCGCCGCGGCGTCTACCACGGCGACCTCAAGCCGTCGAACATCATGCTGACCAAGGCCGGCCAGGTGAAGCTGATCGACTTCGGCACCGCCTGGGTCCGCGGCCAGGACAAGAACCGCGTCCAGGGGACGCCCCAGTACATCGCCCCCGAGCAGGCCGCCGAGAAGGTCGTCAACGAGCGGACCGACGTCTACAACCTGGGCGCGACGATGTACCGCATGTTCACCGGCCGATTCGCCCAGCCCGACATCCCCAAGGCGGGCTCCGAGCGCAAGCTGCCGGCCGTGAACAAGATCAACCCCCGCGTCCTCTCGAAGCTCAACAACCTCGTGCTCGCCTGCCTCGACCTCAACCCCGAGAAGCGCCCCGCCGGCATGTTCGAGATCCGCGAGACCATCTCCGCCGTCATCAAGGAGATGGGCCTCGAAGAGGTCGAGCTGAAGGGCGCCGACGAGGAGGAGTGA
- a CDS encoding PEP-CTERM sorting domain-containing protein — protein sequence MPSPLRAPRAWLVPVVLTALAVVAPHEAWAAPISPWQPDGPRFTLTYSTSLIGRNLNTSSGDGLPGVTFQGVQDRTILSPAPFQVGSFPQALPGGSVVDLPLGTLDVHIPSDASPEDGEMFRIRLTVWATDAAGSSETMSAQLMLNMSLIEPTGPSGGLKLSYGFFVFDSPPPIGPPGSIAGVLAQDGFTHLVLAPPSWQTIPVSADGVLALDAKLVTAQVGGVPVPEPSTWLVFAGTVAAFGLRRMRRSKSSFRSDAAGPDRILKNAVQPPAPARHRTIPLDDIQEGNMLSPREFAHTRALSTILTGLVVLAAAGREARAVPIPTQITYSTSGPEASHALPTLGPYEFHPVTDGLATVGSELKLGMILVHRQEAGQYMPVLGIPFPIEFRVTKFGEAPLPAGGASIQIDNFINHYIRTDGTVVGNMEMFIRMDPLDGGKYDPVQVGPISLSLKPIAVPPNWDQRPDQEVVAVDVYARLEGAPVPEPATWVVFALGAVGAWRATRTRAGRSRA from the coding sequence ATGCCCTCGCCTCTCCGCGCCCCGCGCGCCTGGCTGGTCCCCGTCGTCCTGACGGCCCTCGCCGTCGTCGCCCCTCATGAGGCCTGGGCCGCGCCAATCTCGCCCTGGCAGCCCGACGGGCCGCGATTCACGCTCACGTACAGCACGAGCCTGATCGGCCGCAACCTCAATACGTCGTCGGGCGACGGCCTCCCGGGCGTCACGTTCCAGGGGGTGCAGGACCGGACGATCCTCTCCCCCGCGCCGTTCCAGGTCGGTTCCTTCCCCCAGGCGCTGCCCGGCGGCTCGGTCGTCGACCTCCCCCTGGGGACGTTGGACGTCCATATCCCGTCGGACGCGAGCCCGGAGGACGGCGAGATGTTCCGGATCCGACTGACGGTCTGGGCGACCGACGCCGCCGGATCTTCGGAGACGATGTCGGCGCAGCTCATGCTCAACATGAGCCTCATCGAGCCCACCGGGCCCTCGGGAGGCCTCAAGCTGTCGTACGGGTTCTTCGTGTTCGACTCCCCGCCCCCGATCGGCCCCCCCGGATCCATCGCGGGGGTCCTCGCCCAGGATGGATTCACCCACCTCGTGCTCGCCCCCCCCTCCTGGCAGACCATCCCGGTCTCCGCCGACGGTGTCCTCGCCCTGGATGCGAAGCTGGTCACGGCGCAGGTCGGCGGCGTCCCCGTCCCCGAGCCGTCGACCTGGCTCGTCTTCGCTGGGACTGTCGCTGCATTCGGCTTGCGACGAATGAGGCGATCGAAGTCTTCATTCCGTAGCGATGCTGCTGGTCCGGATCGCATACTTAAGAATGCCGTCCAGCCACCAGCCCCCGCTCGGCATAGGACGATCCCACTCGATGACATCCAGGAGGGAAATATGCTCTCGCCCCGCGAATTCGCCCACACCCGCGCCCTATCCACGATCCTGACGGGCCTCGTCGTCCTGGCCGCCGCCGGCCGCGAGGCTCGGGCCGTGCCGATCCCGACGCAGATCACCTACAGCACGTCCGGGCCTGAAGCGTCGCATGCGTTACCCACCCTGGGCCCTTACGAATTTCACCCGGTGACGGATGGCTTGGCGACCGTGGGCTCGGAACTGAAGTTGGGGATGATCCTCGTCCATCGCCAGGAAGCGGGCCAGTATATGCCCGTACTCGGCATACCCTTCCCGATCGAATTCCGGGTCACGAAGTTCGGGGAAGCTCCCCTCCCCGCGGGCGGTGCGAGCATCCAAATCGACAACTTCATCAATCATTACATCCGAACCGATGGGACGGTCGTCGGCAACATGGAGATGTTTATTCGTATGGATCCGCTCGACGGAGGCAAGTACGACCCGGTTCAGGTCGGGCCGATCAGTCTGTCGTTGAAGCCGATCGCGGTCCCTCCGAACTGGGACCAAAGGCCTGACCAGGAAGTCGTTGCGGTCGACGTCTACGCCCGGCTCGAAGGCGCCCCCGTCCCCGAGCCGGCCACATGGGTCGTCTTCGCGCTCGGCGCGGTGGGGGCCTGGCGGGCGACTCGAACCCGCGCGGGGCGATCACGGGCCTGA
- a CDS encoding type II toxin-antitoxin system Phd/YefM family antitoxin: MAEKTSDSPVRIIGSRELHQNLPGILRELENDKVRYVLTVHGKPRAVLVGAEPYLSMILDGRKSSEALVGLQLTALLGGDLGAVPLDDLERALDQRGD, translated from the coding sequence ATGGCGGAAAAGACCTCGGACTCTCCCGTGCGGATCATCGGCAGTCGGGAGTTGCACCAGAACCTGCCGGGGATCCTGCGGGAGCTCGAGAATGACAAGGTCCGCTACGTCCTCACCGTCCACGGCAAGCCCCGCGCGGTCCTGGTCGGGGCCGAACCCTACCTCAGCATGATCCTCGACGGCCGCAAGTCGAGCGAGGCCCTCGTCGGCCTCCAGCTCACCGCGCTCCTGGGCGGCGACCTGGGCGCGGTGCCGCTCGACGACCTGGAGCGGGCCCTCGACCAGCGCGGCGACTGA
- a CDS encoding DUF1501 domain-containing protein has translation MSGPGRSQSGHDHAHPFGGLHAREREGLVVAGRRGMLKASLAGLAGLTLPDLLRLRSTASASGARPPGGKAVILLWMAGGPSQIDTWDPKPGRPLENRGPFGSIETSLPGVRLCEHLPKQAAMLDKFTIIRSVDARHSNHEPNKVFQTANLDAEPRLGPSKDLYPAIGSIVARHHGANNPGIPPYVAFQTSRTHVAYGGHLGKQFDPFIANQACRLPVYDLVGVDSGRTSAAGFFKLPGGMSHERLKGRQALLDDLDGLRRALDHSPDVAAMDRYGREAVDLLVGRRAQRAFDLDDEPEAVRDRYGKHLWCQQALLARRLVEAGAAFVTLDLSYHTASGTWDNHGDNIPPYGGISKGLKPLLPLFDHLITTLVTDLDQRGLLDDVLVIAMGEFGRTPRMGTQGSSDGRDHWNAVMSMCLAGGGLRHGQVIGSSEADGGHIKDRPVTPGDLAATIYQHMGVPLDAVYHDANRRPHFIVADGGRPIAELF, from the coding sequence TTGAGTGGACCGGGACGAAGCCAGTCGGGGCACGACCACGCCCACCCGTTCGGCGGCCTGCATGCGCGGGAGCGCGAGGGGCTGGTGGTCGCCGGTCGGCGGGGGATGCTCAAGGCGAGCCTGGCGGGGCTCGCCGGGCTGACGCTGCCCGACCTGCTGCGGCTGAGGTCGACCGCCTCGGCCTCGGGGGCGAGGCCGCCGGGGGGGAAGGCCGTCATCCTGCTCTGGATGGCGGGCGGGCCCAGCCAAATCGACACCTGGGACCCCAAGCCGGGCCGGCCGCTGGAGAACCGCGGGCCCTTCGGCTCGATCGAGACGAGCCTGCCGGGCGTCCGGCTCTGCGAGCACCTGCCGAAGCAGGCGGCGATGCTCGACAAGTTCACGATCATCCGGTCGGTCGACGCCCGCCACAGCAACCACGAGCCGAACAAGGTCTTCCAGACCGCCAACCTCGACGCCGAGCCCCGCCTGGGGCCGAGCAAGGACCTCTATCCGGCCATCGGCTCGATCGTCGCGAGGCATCACGGGGCCAATAACCCGGGGATCCCGCCCTACGTCGCGTTCCAGACCTCGCGGACGCACGTCGCCTACGGCGGCCACCTGGGCAAGCAGTTCGACCCGTTCATCGCCAACCAGGCCTGCCGACTGCCGGTCTACGACCTCGTCGGCGTCGACTCGGGCCGGACCTCGGCCGCCGGCTTCTTCAAGCTCCCCGGGGGCATGTCGCACGAGCGGCTGAAGGGCCGCCAGGCGCTTCTCGACGACCTGGACGGGCTCCGCCGCGCGCTCGACCACTCGCCCGACGTCGCCGCGATGGACCGCTACGGCCGCGAGGCCGTCGACCTGCTCGTCGGCCGCCGCGCGCAGCGGGCGTTCGACCTGGACGACGAGCCGGAAGCCGTCCGCGACCGCTACGGCAAGCACCTCTGGTGTCAGCAGGCGTTGCTGGCCCGCCGGCTCGTCGAGGCCGGCGCGGCGTTCGTCACGCTCGACCTGAGCTACCACACGGCCTCGGGCACGTGGGACAACCACGGCGACAACATCCCCCCCTACGGCGGCATCAGCAAGGGGTTGAAGCCGCTCCTGCCGCTGTTCGACCACCTGATCACCACTCTGGTCACCGACCTCGATCAGCGCGGGCTGCTCGACGACGTGCTGGTGATCGCCATGGGCGAGTTCGGCCGCACCCCGAGGATGGGCACGCAGGGGAGCAGCGACGGCCGCGACCACTGGAACGCCGTCATGTCGATGTGCCTCGCCGGCGGCGGCCTGCGGCACGGTCAGGTCATCGGCTCCAGCGAGGCCGACGGCGGCCACATCAAGGACCGGCCCGTCACCCCCGGCGACCTCGCCGCCACCATCTACCAGCACATGGGCGTCCCCCTCGACGCCGTCTACCACGACGCCAACCGGCGCCCCCACTTCATCGTCGCCGACGGCGGCCGGCCCATCGCCGAGCTGTTCTGA